In a single window of the Balaenoptera acutorostrata chromosome 3, mBalAcu1.1, whole genome shotgun sequence genome:
- the ACYP1 gene encoding acylphosphatase-1 isoform X1 gives MVSDPGVCPSLAKDGAPRCALKSFCRRIPVSAPLAGGGLLIAFLSTFGCLVRAPGLSMSMAEGDTLISVDYEVFGKVQGVFFRKYTQAEGKKLGLVGWVQNTDQGTVQGQLQGPTSKVRHMQEWLETRGSPKSHIDRASFNNEKVILKLDYSDFQIVK, from the exons ATGGTCTCAGATCCTGGGGTGTGCCCTTCTCTGGCAAAAGACGGAGCGCCTAGATGTGCCCTCAAGTCATTCTGCCGCAGGATTCCGGTGTCTGCCCCCTTAGCGGGAGGGGGCCTGCTGATAGCCTTTCTTAGCACGTTCGGCTGCCTTGTACGGGCCCCAG GTCTGAGCATGAGTATGGCAGAAGGGGACACCCTGATATCAGTGGATTATGAAGTTTTTGGGAAAGTGCAAGGTGTGTTTTTCCGCAAGTACACTCAG gCTGAGGGTAAAAAGCTTGGATTAGTAGGCTGGGTCCAGAACACTGACCAGGGCACAGTGCAAGGACAATTgcaaggtcccacctccaaagtACGTCATATGCAGGAATGGCTTGAGACAAGAGGAAGTCCCAAATCACACATTGACAGAGCAAGCTTCAACAATGAGAAAGTCATCTTAAAGTTGGATTACTCAGATTTCCAAATTGTTAAATAA
- the ACYP1 gene encoding acylphosphatase-1 isoform X2, with product MSMAEGDTLISVDYEVFGKVQGVFFRKYTQAEGKKLGLVGWVQNTDQGTVQGQLQGPTSKVRHMQEWLETRGSPKSHIDRASFNNEKVILKLDYSDFQIVK from the exons ATGAGTATGGCAGAAGGGGACACCCTGATATCAGTGGATTATGAAGTTTTTGGGAAAGTGCAAGGTGTGTTTTTCCGCAAGTACACTCAG gCTGAGGGTAAAAAGCTTGGATTAGTAGGCTGGGTCCAGAACACTGACCAGGGCACAGTGCAAGGACAATTgcaaggtcccacctccaaagtACGTCATATGCAGGAATGGCTTGAGACAAGAGGAAGTCCCAAATCACACATTGACAGAGCAAGCTTCAACAATGAGAAAGTCATCTTAAAGTTGGATTACTCAGATTTCCAAATTGTTAAATAA
- the ZC2HC1C gene encoding zinc finger C2HC domain-containing protein 1C: MAGLQLALPLPVGIMLPHNKTEAPELHSAKQDPSEKGDSSQRSSMGHPRNNFQQKLLSNQELTLDNLYTHPKWNTCTKARSYSYPHCAGISQQDSRSNPQGQAKCLFYSPVPQSRYPKANNQEFISFTKKRVGVDRAYPLKPVFHWKPHSTGEAGTDGNQNVSPRPPEPRKFSYSSFGSRNWVNSSVVGTVAASQEDRVMANPNRMEWTQIQRLEAAGESLEEEIRRKETLLREKLKKTEEELRRIQKEKEQAEENEKRELQRMVLPRRRVKGNSNTTYKPIFSPEFMSEEVFSRDTGEDETWGRSQENSSPFQFSDYGIQKLKRERLVASNNNIQDRFSGRLKETFSQASETPLSALRRSTSNSSSSRAPHSSGSSCSTEEPELGECSHCGRKFLLLRLERHSNVCCRMQSSKRKVFDSSRARAKGTELEQYLNWKGPASVKAEPPWKSNWKQKHESFIRTLRQAREVQQVIAKGGNPSDLPPILPAENPDYIQCPHCSRHFAPKVAEWHIPKCKTIKNRPLPPRKHCS, from the exons ATGGCTGGTCTCCAGTTGGCACTGCCTCTGCCTGTGGGCATTATGCTCCCACATAATAAAACGGAAGCTCCAGAGCTCCACTCAGCTAAGCAAGACCCCTCTGAAAAAGGTGACTCTTCCCAGCGGTCCTCTATGGGGCACCCGAGGAACAATTTCCAGCAGAAGCTTTTGAGCAACCAAGAGCTGACGCTGGATAATCTCTACACTCACCCCAAATGGAACACCTGCACAAAAGCCCGGAGCTACTCCTATCCCCACTGTGCTGGAATCAGCCAGCAAGATTCAAGAAGCAACCCCCAGGGCCAAGCAAAGTGTTTGTTTTACTCACCAGTCCCTCAATCCCGATATCCCAAAGCAAATAACCAGGAATTCATCTCCTTTACGAAGAAGCGAGTTGGGGTGGACCGGGCATACCCACTGAAACCTGTGTTTCATTGGAAGCCCCATAGTACAGGTGAGGCTGGCACTGATGGGAACCAGAATGTCTCTCCAAGACCCCCTGAGCCAAGAAAGTTTTCATACAGTAGCTTTGGTTCAAGGAACTGGGTGAATTCATCTGTGGTTGGTACAGTTGCTGCCAGTCAGGAGGACAGGGTCATGGCAAACCCCAACAGGATGGAGTGGACGCAGATCCAAAGACTAGAAGCTGCAGGGGAGAGTTTAGAGGAGGAAATCCGCAGAAAAGAGACTCTTCTGAGGGAAAAGCTGAAGAAGACAGAGGAGGAACTCCGAAGGatccagaaggaaaaagaacaggCTGAGGAAAACGAAAAAAGAGAGCTACAGAGAATGGTACTCCCCAGGAGGAGAGTTAAAGGCAACAGCAATACCACATACAAACCTATCTTTTCCCCAGAATTCATGTCTGAGGAGGTCTTCAGTAGAGACACGGGAGAGGATGAAACTTGGGGACGGTCTCAAGAAAATTCTAGTCCATTCCAGTTCTCTGATTATGGAATTCAGAAGCTCAAAAGGGAAAGACTGGTGGCAAGCAATAACAACATCCAAGACCGATTCTCAGGGCGATTGAAGGAAACATTTTCTCAAGCTTCAGAAACGCCACTCAGTGCTTTGCGGAGGTCCACCAGCAATTCTAGCTCGTCTAGGGCACCACACTCCTCGGGCTCCAGCTGTTCCACTGAAGAGCCAGAACTGGGCGAGTGCAGCCACTGTGGCCGAAAGTTTCTCTTGCTCAGGCTGGAGAGACACTCCAACGTCTGCTGCAGGATGCAGAGTTCCAAGAGGAAAGTGTTTGATTCCTCCAGGGCCCGGGCCAAGGGCACAGAACTAGAGCAGTACTTGAACTGGAAGGGACCAGCCTCAGTCAAG GCTGAACCTCCTTGGAAGAGCAACTGGAAACAGAAGCACGAATCTTTCATCCGTACCCTCCGTCAGGCTCGAGAGGTCCAGCAGGTAATTGCCAAGGGTGGAAACCCCTCCGACCTGCCTCCCATCCTGCCTGCAGAAAATCCAGACTATATTCAGTGTCCTCACTGTAGCCGCCACTTTGCTCCCAAGGTGGCAGAGTGGCACATTCCTAAGTGTAAGACCATCAAGAACCGCCCTCTGCCTCCAAGGAAGCACTGCAGTTGA